In Arthrobacter burdickii, one DNA window encodes the following:
- the smc gene encoding chromosome segregation protein SMC encodes MHLKSLTMRGFKSFASATTFDFEPGVTAVVGPNGSGKSNVVDALAWVMGEQGAKTLRGGKMEDVIFAGTSGRAPLGRAQVSLTIDNSDGALPIEYTEVTISRTLFRAGGSEYAINGKNCRLLDIQELLSDSGLGREMHVIVGQGQLDKVLHATPEERRGFIEEAAGILKHRRRREKTVRKLDAMQANLARLSDLTAELRRQLTPLGKQAEVARRAQQVQFTVRDARSRLLADDLVTLRSGFERDVAAEAALQARREEVEQALGAAQERQADLEQAAAGAVPALNRARETWYALSSAREKLAALAARAEDRGHLLGQGGPEPDSGRDPDHLDRQAARVRTEVAALQEEVAALGHALEATLSARRAAEDASAAEDARLARLLRAAADRREGEARLAGTVGAARSRVESAVAELGRLRASIAAAEERRGAAERDFTALEGQVAGHEEGEEGLDAEYEEASALLETITDELQALAGEERAAERERSALAARLEAQREGLQQRDGSGALLAAGLDGVALPLPQLLQVLPGFEKAVAAALAGSADAVTVESVAAAVAALELLKHDDAGQVSLVVAPGAGSDGRPAKASQRGTGPVDRSAVVPVLSVVEVPSALRPALEDLLRGAVVVEDLDHARSVIEDGAAPLAVTRDGDVLSRHAARGGTPGAAGYLELRAAAEETEERLAQAVASTERLRFRLSGARTRQQAAQQRVDAALERLHESDARMAAVAEKLGHLNASLRSASGEAERLAALMRTAEANLAQEETRLQEAAQRLKDLQEQPVEAEPSTEQRTTLHRAAADARQAELEARLALRSGEEQLSALGNRAASLERAAQSERRARDQAAEKARIRQAQAVKAAAVARAARAAERRAAESVAVAAEQRDAAERLREQQDTELQAVRKATADLGAELARLTNSVHRDELARTQQRLRIEALENRSIEELGLTPDHLVDEFGPHLPVPEDSADSAADKWAALRAPVDDDGIPVPQGIPFVREQQEKRLKRAERDLAALGKVNPLALEEFAALEERHQFLSTQLADLKATRKDLLDIIREVDERVERVFTAAYRDTAEQFERVFATLFPGGEGRLVLTDPSDMLATGIEVEARPAGKKIKRLSLLSGGERSLTAVALLVAIFKARPSPFYVMDEVEAALDDTNLGRLIRIFRELRESSQLIIITHQKRTMEVADALYGVTMRGDGVSTVISQRLDAEEQLLG; translated from the coding sequence GTGCATCTGAAGAGTCTAACCATGCGGGGGTTCAAGTCTTTCGCCTCGGCGACGACCTTCGACTTCGAACCCGGCGTGACCGCCGTCGTCGGCCCCAACGGTTCCGGCAAGTCCAACGTCGTCGACGCACTCGCCTGGGTCATGGGGGAGCAGGGTGCCAAGACGCTGCGCGGCGGCAAGATGGAGGACGTCATCTTCGCCGGGACGTCCGGACGGGCTCCGCTCGGGCGGGCGCAGGTCTCCCTCACCATCGACAACAGCGACGGCGCCCTGCCCATCGAATACACCGAGGTCACGATCTCGCGCACCCTCTTCCGCGCGGGCGGCTCGGAGTACGCGATCAACGGCAAGAACTGCAGGCTCCTCGACATCCAGGAACTCCTCTCCGACTCCGGGCTCGGACGCGAGATGCACGTCATCGTCGGGCAGGGACAGCTCGACAAGGTGCTCCATGCCACACCGGAGGAGCGGCGCGGCTTCATCGAGGAAGCCGCCGGGATCCTGAAGCACCGCCGCCGGCGCGAGAAGACGGTGCGGAAGCTCGACGCGATGCAGGCGAACCTCGCACGCCTGTCCGACCTCACGGCCGAGCTCCGGCGGCAGCTGACCCCGCTCGGGAAGCAGGCCGAGGTAGCACGCCGTGCCCAGCAGGTGCAGTTCACCGTGCGGGACGCGCGGTCCCGCCTGCTCGCGGACGACCTGGTGACCCTGCGCTCAGGGTTCGAGCGGGACGTCGCCGCCGAGGCCGCGCTCCAGGCACGCCGGGAGGAGGTCGAGCAGGCACTCGGTGCCGCCCAGGAACGCCAGGCCGACCTCGAGCAGGCCGCCGCGGGGGCCGTCCCGGCCCTCAACCGGGCGCGGGAGACCTGGTACGCGCTGTCCAGTGCCCGCGAGAAGCTCGCGGCCCTCGCCGCCCGTGCCGAGGATCGCGGGCACCTGCTGGGACAGGGCGGCCCCGAGCCGGACTCCGGACGCGATCCCGACCACCTCGACCGGCAGGCCGCACGTGTGCGGACCGAGGTCGCGGCCCTGCAGGAGGAGGTGGCCGCGCTCGGACACGCACTCGAAGCGACGCTGTCCGCACGTCGCGCCGCCGAGGACGCGTCGGCCGCCGAGGACGCGAGGCTCGCGCGCCTGCTGCGCGCAGCCGCCGACAGGCGCGAGGGCGAGGCCCGGCTGGCGGGAACCGTGGGAGCGGCCCGGTCCCGCGTCGAGTCGGCCGTCGCGGAACTCGGACGCCTCCGGGCGTCCATCGCCGCCGCCGAGGAACGGCGCGGTGCCGCCGAGCGGGACTTCACCGCGCTCGAGGGCCAGGTGGCCGGTCACGAGGAGGGCGAGGAGGGCCTCGACGCCGAGTACGAGGAGGCCTCGGCTCTCCTCGAAACCATCACGGACGAACTGCAGGCGCTCGCCGGCGAGGAGCGCGCCGCCGAGCGGGAACGGAGCGCCCTCGCGGCCCGCCTGGAGGCGCAGCGTGAGGGGCTGCAGCAGCGCGACGGCTCGGGCGCCCTCCTGGCCGCCGGGCTCGACGGCGTGGCGCTGCCGCTTCCGCAGCTCCTCCAGGTCCTACCGGGCTTCGAGAAGGCGGTCGCCGCGGCGCTCGCGGGCTCCGCCGATGCGGTCACCGTGGAGAGCGTCGCCGCCGCCGTCGCGGCACTGGAGCTCCTGAAGCACGACGACGCCGGACAGGTGTCGCTCGTCGTCGCCCCCGGGGCCGGGTCGGACGGGCGTCCGGCGAAGGCGTCTCAGCGCGGAACCGGTCCCGTCGATCGGAGCGCCGTCGTTCCCGTGCTCTCGGTCGTGGAGGTCCCCTCCGCACTCCGTCCCGCCCTCGAGGACCTGCTGCGCGGCGCCGTCGTCGTCGAGGACCTGGACCACGCCCGCAGCGTGATCGAGGACGGTGCGGCACCGCTCGCCGTCACCCGCGACGGCGACGTCCTGTCCCGCCACGCCGCCCGCGGCGGCACCCCCGGCGCGGCAGGCTACCTGGAGCTCCGCGCCGCCGCCGAGGAGACGGAGGAGCGGCTGGCCCAGGCCGTCGCCTCGACCGAGCGCCTGCGGTTCCGACTGTCGGGCGCGAGGACCCGCCAGCAGGCCGCGCAGCAGCGCGTGGACGCGGCGCTCGAGCGCCTGCACGAGTCCGACGCGCGCATGGCCGCCGTCGCCGAGAAGCTCGGACACCTCAACGCGAGCCTGCGCTCGGCATCCGGCGAGGCCGAACGGCTGGCCGCACTGATGCGGACCGCCGAGGCCAACCTCGCACAGGAGGAGACCCGGCTCCAGGAGGCGGCGCAGCGGTTGAAGGACCTGCAGGAGCAGCCCGTCGAGGCCGAGCCGTCCACCGAGCAGCGGACCACCCTGCACCGAGCCGCCGCCGACGCGCGGCAGGCCGAGCTCGAGGCGCGGCTGGCCCTGCGCAGCGGCGAGGAGCAGCTGTCAGCCCTCGGGAACAGGGCGGCGTCGCTGGAGCGCGCGGCCCAGTCGGAACGCCGGGCGCGCGACCAGGCGGCGGAGAAGGCACGGATCCGGCAGGCCCAGGCCGTCAAGGCCGCGGCGGTCGCCCGGGCAGCCCGTGCTGCGGAGCGGCGGGCCGCGGAGTCTGTCGCGGTCGCGGCCGAGCAGCGCGATGCCGCCGAGCGGCTGCGCGAACAGCAGGACACGGAGCTGCAGGCGGTCCGGAAGGCCACGGCGGATCTCGGCGCCGAGCTGGCACGCCTGACGAACTCCGTGCATCGTGACGAGCTCGCCCGCACCCAGCAGAGGCTTCGGATCGAGGCCCTGGAGAACCGATCCATCGAGGAGCTCGGGCTGACGCCCGACCACCTCGTGGACGAGTTCGGCCCGCACCTGCCCGTACCCGAGGACTCCGCGGACTCCGCGGCGGACAAGTGGGCGGCCCTGCGGGCACCGGTCGACGACGACGGCATCCCGGTGCCGCAGGGGATCCCGTTCGTGCGGGAGCAGCAGGAGAAGAGGCTGAAGCGCGCGGAACGGGATCTCGCGGCGCTCGGCAAGGTCAATCCCCTCGCCCTGGAGGAATTCGCGGCACTCGAGGAGCGGCACCAGTTCCTCAGTACGCAGCTGGCGGACCTCAAGGCCACCCGGAAGGACCTCCTCGACATCATCCGGGAAGTCGACGAGCGCGTCGAGCGCGTCTTCACGGCCGCCTACCGGGACACGGCCGAACAGTTCGAACGCGTGTTCGCCACGCTGTTCCCCGGTGGTGAGGGCAGGCTCGTACTCACCGATCCCTCCGACATGCTCGCCACGGGAATCGAGGTGGAGGCTCGACCCGCCGGCAAGAAGATCAAGCGGCTGTCCCTGCTCTCGGGCGGGGAACGCTCGCTGACCGCCGTGGCGCTCCTGGTCGCCATCTTCAAGGCACGGCCCTCGCCCTTCTACGTCATGGACGAGGTCGAGGCCGCCCTCGACGACACGAACCTGGGCCGGCTCATCAGGATTTTCCGGGAGCTCCGCGAGTCGAGCCAGCTCATCATCATCACGCACCAGAAACGGACGATGGAGGTGGCCGACGCGCTCTACGGCGTCACCATGCGCGGTGACGGGGTGTCCACGGTCATCAGTCAGCGCCTGGACGCCGAGGAGCAGCTCCTCGGCTAG
- a CDS encoding MFS transporter — protein sequence MAGSPRARKQSLLRILPRRTRGEGDAPAPERLAIPREIRVLIAAAFVIAIGFGLVAPILPQFAQSFDVGVTAASVIVSAFAFTRLLFAPAGGWLVEKLGERPVYIIGLLIVALSTAACAFAADYWQLLIFRGLGGIGSTLFTVSAMGLIVRLAPPSIRGRVSGAYATAFLLGSIGGPLIGGLLAGLGLRVPFLAYAVALLVASAVVFFQLRDTSLADRQAARHQAPLSVREAVRDSAYRASLMSGFANGWSSFGIRMALVPLFATAVLDAGPQVAGISLAFFAGGTALSLTVSGRLADTAGRKPLVITGLLVNGAAMAALGFSGSIAVFLAICVVGGIGTGLLNPAQQAAVADIIGTGRSGGKVLATFQMSADLGAIFGPIVAGLIIDRLVVGSYALAFVATGALALVAALTWLAARETLPRQSRDRVPG from the coding sequence ATGGCCGGTTCCCCTCGCGCTCGCAAGCAGTCCCTCCTTCGGATCCTTCCGCGGAGGACGCGGGGAGAGGGTGACGCTCCCGCGCCGGAGCGCCTCGCCATCCCGCGCGAGATCCGGGTCCTCATCGCGGCGGCGTTCGTGATCGCCATCGGCTTCGGGCTCGTGGCCCCGATCCTGCCGCAGTTCGCGCAGAGCTTCGACGTCGGCGTGACGGCGGCGTCCGTGATCGTCAGCGCCTTCGCCTTCACGAGGCTCCTGTTCGCACCGGCGGGCGGGTGGCTCGTGGAGAAGCTCGGTGAGCGTCCGGTGTACATCATCGGGCTGCTCATCGTGGCCCTGTCCACCGCCGCGTGCGCCTTCGCCGCGGACTACTGGCAGCTGCTGATCTTCCGCGGCCTGGGCGGCATCGGGTCTACCCTGTTCACCGTCTCGGCCATGGGGCTGATCGTCCGGCTCGCACCGCCGTCCATCCGGGGCCGGGTCTCCGGTGCCTACGCCACGGCCTTCCTGCTCGGCAGTATCGGCGGGCCCCTCATCGGAGGCCTGCTCGCCGGCCTCGGGCTCCGCGTGCCGTTCCTCGCGTATGCGGTCGCGCTGCTCGTCGCATCCGCCGTCGTGTTCTTCCAGCTCCGGGACACCTCGCTCGCCGACCGGCAGGCGGCACGCCACCAGGCGCCGCTGTCGGTCCGGGAAGCCGTCCGCGACTCCGCCTACCGTGCGTCACTCATGTCGGGCTTCGCCAACGGGTGGTCCTCGTTCGGCATCCGGATGGCCCTGGTCCCGCTCTTCGCCACCGCCGTGCTCGACGCCGGGCCTCAGGTCGCAGGCATCTCGCTCGCCTTCTTCGCGGGCGGGACCGCACTGTCGCTGACGGTGTCCGGGCGCCTCGCCGACACGGCCGGCAGGAAGCCGCTGGTCATCACCGGGCTCCTGGTCAACGGCGCCGCGATGGCCGCACTCGGCTTCTCCGGCAGCATCGCCGTCTTCCTGGCGATCTGCGTGGTCGGTGGGATCGGGACGGGGCTGCTGAATCCGGCGCAGCAGGCGGCCGTGGCGGACATCATCGGCACCGGACGCAGTGGAGGCAAGGTCCTGGCGACGTTCCAGATGAGCGCGGACCTCGGCGCCATCTTCGGCCCGATCGTCGCCGGCCTCATCATCGACCGGCTGGTCGTTGGCTCCTACGCCCTGGCCTTCGTGGCCACGGGTGCCCTGGCCCTGGTCGCCGCCCTCACCTGGCTCGCGGCCCGCGAGACCCTCCCCCGGCAGTCCCGGGACCGGGTCCCCGGCTAG
- the ftsY gene encoding signal recognition particle-docking protein FtsY, whose translation MNDILLPVIFVILAIAVIGSLAVLLVRGRRTPPGLYSSPRDPDDQAGVTAHGATSTDVLDSPGGTTTDVLVPDDLSTLDEAPPAPRFDTVEPMQGRLARLRARLVRSNNALGKGLLALLSRDRIDEDVWDEVEETLLMADLGTEPTMELVDALRERVKVAGSRNPAEVKDMLREELVKLVDPSMDRSLATQRHADRPAIVMVVGVNGVGKTTTVGKLARALVADDKDVLLGAADTFRAAAAEQLATWGARVGVPTVKSDVDGADPASVAFEAVKAGIEQEVDVVLIDTAGRLQNKVGLMDELGKVKRVVEKQGTVDEVLLVLDATTGQNGLNQARVFAEVVNISGIVLTKLDGTAKGGIVVAIQRSLGVPVKLIGLGEGADDLAAFDAEGFVDALLS comes from the coding sequence GTGAACGACATCCTTCTGCCTGTCATCTTCGTCATCCTCGCGATCGCCGTGATCGGGTCGCTCGCGGTCCTCCTCGTCCGGGGCAGGCGCACACCTCCCGGGCTCTATTCCTCGCCGAGGGATCCCGACGACCAGGCCGGCGTCACCGCCCATGGCGCGACCTCCACCGACGTCCTCGACAGCCCGGGTGGGACCACGACGGACGTCCTGGTCCCGGACGACCTCAGCACCCTCGACGAGGCGCCCCCCGCCCCGCGCTTCGACACCGTCGAACCCATGCAGGGCCGCCTCGCCCGGCTGCGGGCACGACTCGTCCGCTCGAACAACGCACTCGGCAAGGGACTGCTCGCCCTGCTGTCGCGCGACAGGATCGACGAGGACGTCTGGGACGAGGTGGAGGAGACCCTCCTGATGGCGGACCTCGGCACCGAGCCCACCATGGAACTGGTCGATGCGCTGCGCGAGCGCGTGAAGGTGGCCGGCAGCCGCAATCCCGCCGAGGTCAAGGACATGCTCCGTGAGGAACTGGTGAAGCTCGTCGATCCCTCGATGGACCGCTCGCTCGCCACGCAGCGGCATGCGGACCGGCCAGCGATCGTGATGGTGGTCGGCGTGAACGGGGTGGGCAAGACCACCACCGTCGGCAAGCTCGCACGTGCGCTGGTCGCCGACGACAAGGACGTCCTCCTGGGCGCGGCGGACACCTTCCGCGCGGCCGCGGCGGAGCAGCTGGCCACGTGGGGGGCGCGCGTCGGCGTCCCTACGGTGAAGTCCGACGTCGACGGCGCCGATCCGGCGTCCGTGGCCTTCGAGGCCGTCAAGGCGGGCATCGAGCAGGAAGTCGACGTGGTCCTGATCGACACCGCCGGGCGCCTGCAGAACAAGGTCGGCCTGATGGACGAGCTCGGCAAGGTCAAGCGCGTCGTCGAGAAACAGGGCACGGTCGACGAGGTCCTCCTGGTACTGGATGCCACCACCGGGCAGAACGGACTCAACCAGGCGCGCGTCTTCGCCGAGGTCGTGAACATCAGCGGCATCGTGCTCACCAAACTCGACGGGACCGCGAAGGGCGGCATCGTGGTCGCGATCCAGCGCAGCCTCGGCGTGCCCGTGAAGCTGATCGGCCTCGGCGAGGGCGCCGACGACCTCGCGGCCTTCGACGCCGAGGGCTTCGTCGACGCGCTGCTGAGTTAG
- a CDS encoding ammonium transporter, whose amino-acid sequence MDLTAGHVWVMISAALVLLMTPGLAFFYGGMTRAKAALNMMMMSFIAVGLVGVVWVLWGYSMTGGDGIAQLFGNPFTSFGLASLIGTEDLIGAGYGATFAIITVALISGAIADRAKFGAWTIFVPIWVTAVYCPLAFMVWGGGLLSADGAVGGAVGEAIDFAGGTVVHISAGVAALVLALILGKRQGFGQDPAQRPHNIPFVMLGAALLWFGWFGFNGGAAGSAEEAGLIWINTMAAPAAAMVGWLMTERIRDGRPTSLGAASGIVAGLVAITPACANVSPIGAVGLGLLSGAVCALAVGIKYRLGFDDSLDVVAVHLVAGIVGTLSLGFIALPVEGAGGGLFYGGGAGQLVAQVVAASIAIALSAVMTAIIGLAIHKTIGFRVSADNEIGGVDLSEHAETAYEFGGLGVGGSFHPFAEQMFTPHKTTQKTTQQNVTEGIHS is encoded by the coding sequence ATGGACCTCACAGCAGGCCACGTCTGGGTGATGATCTCAGCTGCCCTCGTACTCCTCATGACTCCGGGCCTCGCCTTCTTCTACGGCGGGATGACCCGTGCCAAGGCCGCACTGAACATGATGATGATGAGCTTCATCGCCGTCGGGCTCGTGGGGGTCGTCTGGGTCCTGTGGGGCTACTCGATGACCGGCGGGGACGGCATCGCCCAGCTCTTCGGCAATCCGTTCACCTCGTTCGGGCTCGCGAGCCTGATCGGCACGGAGGACCTCATCGGCGCGGGCTACGGCGCCACCTTCGCCATCATCACGGTGGCGCTCATCAGCGGAGCCATCGCCGACCGCGCCAAGTTCGGTGCCTGGACCATCTTCGTACCCATCTGGGTCACCGCGGTCTACTGCCCGCTCGCGTTCATGGTGTGGGGCGGTGGACTCCTCAGCGCTGACGGTGCTGTCGGTGGCGCCGTCGGGGAAGCCATCGACTTCGCCGGAGGCACGGTCGTGCACATCAGCGCCGGTGTGGCCGCCCTGGTCCTCGCCCTGATCCTCGGCAAGCGGCAGGGCTTCGGCCAGGACCCCGCCCAGCGCCCCCACAACATCCCGTTCGTGATGCTCGGTGCCGCACTCCTGTGGTTCGGCTGGTTCGGCTTCAACGGAGGCGCGGCAGGAAGCGCCGAAGAAGCCGGCCTGATCTGGATCAACACCATGGCCGCCCCCGCCGCTGCCATGGTCGGCTGGCTCATGACCGAGCGGATCCGCGACGGACGCCCGACGTCCCTCGGCGCCGCCTCGGGCATCGTCGCCGGCCTCGTCGCCATCACCCCCGCCTGCGCCAACGTCAGCCCCATCGGCGCCGTGGGCCTGGGCCTCCTCTCGGGCGCGGTCTGCGCCCTGGCCGTCGGCATCAAGTACCGCCTCGGCTTCGACGACTCGCTCGACGTCGTCGCCGTCCACCTGGTCGCAGGCATCGTGGGCACACTGTCCCTCGGCTTCATCGCACTGCCGGTCGAGGGCGCCGGTGGCGGACTCTTCTACGGCGGCGGCGCAGGCCAGCTCGTGGCCCAGGTCGTCGCGGCCTCCATCGCGATCGCACTCTCCGCCGTCATGACCGCCATCATCGGCCTGGCGATCCACAAGACCATCGGGTTCCGGGTCAGCGCCGACAACGAGATCGGCGGCGTCGACCTCTCGGAGCACGCGGAGACCGCCTACGAATTCGGTGGACTGGGAGTGGGCGGATCCTTCCACCCCTTCGCCGAGCAGATGTTCACGCCGCACAAGACCACGCAGAAGACCACCCAGCAGAACGTCACGGAGGGCATACATTCATGA
- a CDS encoding P-II family nitrogen regulator, with translation MKLVTAIVRPDKLDGVRGALENYGVQGLTVSQASGYGRQRGHTEVYRGAEYTVDLLQKARVEVLVADAWVTDIVDVLVSTANTGRAGDGKVWVIPVEEAVRVRTGERGDAAL, from the coding sequence ATGAAACTGGTGACAGCGATCGTTCGTCCCGACAAGCTCGACGGCGTCCGGGGAGCCCTCGAGAACTACGGGGTCCAGGGCCTCACGGTCAGCCAGGCGAGCGGCTACGGCCGCCAGCGCGGCCACACCGAGGTCTACCGCGGCGCCGAGTACACCGTGGACCTCCTCCAGAAGGCGCGCGTCGAGGTCCTCGTCGCGGATGCCTGGGTCACCGACATCGTGGATGTCCTGGTCTCGACGGCCAACACGGGGCGCGCCGGCGACGGCAAGGTCTGGGTGATCCCGGTCGAGGAAGCCGTCCGGGTCCGCACGGGTGAGCGCGGAGACGCGGCACTGTAG
- a CDS encoding glucose-6-phosphate dehydrogenase, with product MDTSSLAEHDTIPADADTRVKTLLILGASGDLTGRLLLPGLARLIRLGRADGLKLVGAGSDDLTDEQWRERIDGAFAGSLDKADDAGRASLQQVRDTSAYHLIDVTQDGLGDLVQTLEGPVALYFALPPAISQKACSALGPDSLPKSTRLVMEKPFGTDQASAHKLNEKLAKLVPEQNIHRVDHFLGKATVFNILGLRFANRILEPVWNNLHIEKVEVIFDEDLALENRARYYDGAGALRDMIQSHLLHVMALLALNAPSTLHERDLRDHIGSILRASSVDLDSPGSSRRARYTAGSIGNRQIPDYAAEPGVDPSKGTETLAEVTVSINNERWSGVPFVLRSGKALGIKRKEAVITFRPVSHLPVGFTGQDAPTKLRIGFGPDTLQLELDVNGPGDIFSLDRATLSADLNETDLLPYGEVLDGVLAGDPTLSVRGDTAEDCWRIVEPVLKAWSENRVPLEEYPAGSNGPESWPSSHGRL from the coding sequence GTGGATACTTCCTCCCTCGCAGAACACGACACCATTCCCGCCGATGCCGATACCCGGGTGAAGACACTCCTGATCCTCGGGGCCTCCGGCGACCTCACGGGACGCCTGCTGCTTCCGGGGCTCGCCCGGCTCATCCGCCTGGGCAGGGCCGACGGGCTGAAGCTCGTGGGCGCCGGATCCGACGACCTCACCGACGAGCAGTGGCGCGAGCGCATCGACGGTGCGTTCGCGGGTTCCCTCGACAAGGCGGACGACGCCGGCCGGGCATCCCTGCAGCAGGTGCGTGACACCAGCGCCTACCACCTGATCGACGTCACCCAGGACGGGCTCGGTGACCTGGTGCAGACACTCGAAGGCCCGGTAGCCCTGTACTTCGCCCTGCCCCCGGCCATCAGCCAGAAGGCCTGCAGCGCCCTCGGACCGGACTCCCTGCCCAAGAGCACGCGCCTCGTCATGGAGAAGCCGTTCGGGACGGACCAGGCGTCGGCCCACAAGCTCAACGAGAAGCTGGCGAAACTGGTCCCGGAGCAGAACATCCACCGCGTGGACCACTTCCTCGGCAAGGCGACCGTCTTCAACATCCTGGGCCTGCGCTTCGCCAACCGCATCCTCGAGCCGGTGTGGAACAACCTCCACATCGAGAAGGTCGAGGTCATCTTCGACGAGGACCTCGCGCTGGAGAACCGCGCCCGCTACTACGACGGGGCGGGCGCACTGCGCGACATGATCCAGAGCCACCTGCTGCACGTCATGGCGCTGCTGGCGCTGAACGCGCCGTCGACCCTGCACGAGCGGGACCTGCGGGACCACATCGGCTCGATCCTCCGGGCGAGCTCGGTGGACCTCGACAGCCCGGGCAGCAGCCGCCGCGCCCGCTACACGGCGGGCTCCATCGGCAATCGCCAGATCCCCGACTATGCGGCGGAGCCCGGCGTCGATCCCTCGAAGGGCACCGAGACCCTCGCCGAGGTCACCGTCTCGATCAACAACGAGCGCTGGTCGGGCGTGCCGTTCGTCCTCCGCTCCGGCAAGGCCCTCGGCATCAAGCGCAAGGAAGCGGTCATCACCTTCCGGCCCGTCAGCCACCTGCCCGTGGGCTTCACGGGACAGGACGCGCCCACCAAGCTGCGCATCGGATTCGGACCGGACACCCTCCAGCTCGAACTCGACGTCAACGGGCCCGGTGACATCTTCTCGCTGGACCGCGCGACCCTCAGTGCGGACCTCAACGAGACGGACCTGCTCCCCTACGGTGAGGTACTCGACGGGGTCCTCGCCGGGGATCCCACGCTGTCCGTCCGCGGTGACACCGCCGAGGACTGCTGGCGCATCGTGGAGCCGGTCCTCAAGGCCTGGTCGGAGAACCGGGTACCCCTCGAGGAGTACCCCGCGGGATCGAACGGACCGGAGTCCTGGCCGTCGTCCCACGGCCGGCTCTGA
- the ffh gene encoding signal recognition particle protein codes for MFNSLSDRLTATFKNLRGKGRLTEADIDATVREIRRALLDADVAVPVVRAFTAAVKERALGLEVSQALNPGQQVVKIVNEELVGILGGETRRIRLAKNPPTVIMLAGLQGAGKTTLAGKLSKWLKGQGHSPLLVACDLQRPNAVRQLQVNGERAGVPVYAPHPGVSSEFESATGDPVAVARQGVAEARARLHDVVIVDTAGRLGVDAELMQQAADIRAAISPDEVLFVIDAMIGQDAVNTALAFNEGVDFTGVVLTKLDGDARGGAALSVASVTGKPVMFASTGEGLNDFELFHPDRMASRILDMGDILTLIEQAEQSWDKDEAARMAKKFADQEEFTLEDFLAQMQQIRNMGSMKKMLMMMPGAANMREQLENFDEREIDRVEAIVRSMTPHERLAPKIINGSRRARIARGSGVHVSEVNGLLERFTQAQKMMKKMASGGGIPGMPGMAGPGGFGGPRKAKAVAAKGKKKPRSGNPAKAAQELQEAEARRTAARTAAPTGAAFGGQQDFDPSAMNLPKGFEKFLGK; via the coding sequence GTGTTCAATTCACTCTCCGACCGGCTGACTGCGACCTTCAAGAACCTGCGTGGCAAGGGCCGCCTCACCGAGGCGGACATCGACGCCACCGTCCGTGAGATCCGGCGCGCCCTGCTCGACGCCGACGTCGCGGTGCCCGTGGTGCGCGCCTTCACAGCCGCCGTCAAGGAACGCGCCCTCGGCCTCGAGGTCTCCCAGGCCCTGAACCCGGGCCAGCAGGTCGTCAAGATCGTCAACGAGGAACTCGTCGGGATCCTCGGCGGAGAGACCCGCCGGATCCGCCTGGCGAAGAACCCACCGACCGTCATCATGCTGGCGGGCCTGCAGGGTGCCGGAAAGACCACGCTCGCCGGAAAGCTGTCCAAGTGGCTCAAGGGCCAGGGACACAGCCCGCTGCTGGTCGCCTGCGACCTCCAGCGGCCGAACGCCGTCCGGCAGCTCCAGGTGAACGGTGAGCGCGCAGGTGTTCCCGTCTACGCGCCGCACCCGGGCGTCAGCTCCGAATTCGAGTCCGCCACCGGTGATCCGGTCGCCGTCGCCCGCCAGGGTGTCGCGGAGGCGCGGGCGCGCCTGCACGACGTCGTCATCGTCGACACCGCGGGCCGTCTCGGCGTGGATGCCGAACTGATGCAGCAGGCAGCGGACATCCGTGCCGCCATCAGCCCCGACGAGGTGCTGTTCGTCATCGACGCGATGATCGGCCAGGACGCCGTCAACACCGCGCTCGCCTTCAACGAGGGCGTCGACTTCACCGGTGTGGTCCTGACCAAGCTCGACGGCGACGCGCGCGGTGGCGCCGCCCTCTCCGTCGCCTCGGTCACCGGCAAGCCGGTCATGTTCGCGTCCACGGGCGAGGGACTGAACGACTTCGAGCTGTTCCACCCCGACCGGATGGCCTCGCGCATCCTGGATATGGGCGACATCCTGACGCTCATCGAGCAGGCGGAGCAGTCCTGGGACAAGGACGAAGCGGCCCGGATGGCGAAGAAGTTCGCCGACCAGGAGGAGTTCACCCTCGAGGACTTCCTCGCCCAGATGCAGCAGATTCGCAACATGGGCTCCATGAAGAAGATGCTCATGATGATGCCCGGTGCCGCCAACATGCGGGAGCAGCTCGAGAACTTCGACGAGCGCGAGATCGACCGTGTCGAGGCCATCGTCCGCTCCATGACCCCGCACGAGCGCCTCGCCCCCAAGATCATCAACGGATCGCGCCGCGCGAGGATCGCCCGCGGTTCGGGCGTGCACGTCTCCGAGGTGAACGGACTGCTCGAGCGCTTCACCCAGGCGCAGAAGATGATGAAGAAGATGGCATCCGGCGGAGGGATCCCGGGCATGCCAGGCATGGCCGGCCCCGGCGGCTTCGGCGGTCCGCGCAAGGCGAAGGCCGTCGCGGCCAAGGGCAAGAAGAAGCCGCGCTCGGGCAACCCCGCGAAGGCTGCGCAGGAACTGCAGGAAGCGGAGGCGCGGCGCACCGCTGCCCGTACGGCGGCGCCCACGGGTGCGGCGTTCGGCGGCCAGCAGGACTTCGATCCGTCGGCCATGAACCTCCCGAAGGGCTTCGAGAAGTTCCTCGGGAAGTAG